One Nostoc sp. UHCC 0302 DNA window includes the following coding sequences:
- a CDS encoding HAD family hydrolase codes for MKYLLWDFDNTLGYREGMWSGTLHSVLESNGICNIKLEDVRRLLKNGFTWHYPETPHNIFFNGRAWWEYMTEYFVEIYEKLGISKKDAIKFAALVQREYKNLSKWHIYDDVISTLEVANSNNYQNVILSNHIPELDEIIDNLGIKDYFTSIYTSGKIGYEKPNLQVYDYVIKDLKIEKTQCLMIGDNYDADVAGALRAGIKAILVRKPNENNYRFYCKDVNGIIEIARNILL; via the coding sequence ATGAAATATTTATTATGGGATTTTGACAACACACTTGGTTATCGAGAAGGAATGTGGAGTGGAACTTTACACTCAGTATTAGAAAGTAATGGAATTTGCAATATCAAATTAGAAGATGTTCGTCGGCTCCTCAAAAACGGCTTTACTTGGCACTACCCTGAGACTCCCCATAACATTTTTTTTAATGGTAGAGCATGGTGGGAGTATATGACTGAATATTTTGTGGAAATATATGAAAAATTAGGCATCAGTAAAAAAGATGCTATAAAATTTGCTGCACTAGTACAAAGGGAATACAAAAATCTCAGCAAATGGCATATATATGATGATGTGATTTCTACATTGGAAGTTGCAAACAGCAATAATTATCAAAATGTTATTTTATCAAATCATATACCTGAACTTGACGAAATTATAGATAATTTAGGCATTAAAGATTACTTTACTTCTATATATACCTCTGGAAAAATTGGTTATGAAAAGCCAAACCTTCAAGTTTATGATTATGTCATAAAAGATTTAAAAATTGAAAAAACACAATGTTTGATGATCGGAGATAACTATGATGCCGATGTTGCTGGAGCCTTACGCGCCGGAATCAAAGCCATTCTAGTAAGGAAACCAAATGAAAATAATTATAGATTTTATTGTAAAGACGTAAACGGAATAATAGAAATAGCAAGAAATATATTGTTATAA